In Quercus robur chromosome 11, dhQueRobu3.1, whole genome shotgun sequence, the sequence attaaattttatatatttaaaatctattttttatttttatttatttcgtgatttaataaaatagtattaCTGAAATATAAATGAGTtgatataatatacattaaattattaattgatatattctttaaataaattattaattgatataataactaataataattataaagtaAAAACttgcataaaatatatatatatatattaatttgagtGGGTGTGCATTGGATGTGGCCCGTGTGGGTGGATTGAGTTTGTGGCTGTGTTGGTGGGGCCTAAAATTGTTTTCCACTtttttagattgtaaaatattatatactcaACAATTGTACTGTGCTTGTACAGTGGTAAGTCCTGTCATTTTATCAAGTATCAAGCTTTGTGCAGAGTGTATTGTCACTGTGCAGTGGCATCAGTGCTGTGGAGTGTAAGAGCATCAGCAGTGGGGCTTCTAAATgccaaatgttaggaacattTGGCATTTAAGCCCCAAAACTACTCACCAATGGGAAGGCTATATGCCATATCCCAATTCCAAATTTGGGattcagctacagtaccatctcaaatgtaagatggtactgtagctgaatgttataaaaaaaaaacattttttaatactttcatttctctctcctctctcatttaaCCCgggaatttctctctcctctttcgttatttctctttcttttctctctcttcctcctctcgTTCTGCTCTCTACTCTATCTCAGATCAGTTTGtttccatataaaaaaaaaaaaaaaaatctcagatcAGTCTTCCTTCctcactctttctctcatctcacaTCTCTCTTTCTCGTTCAAGGCTTGCACTATAGCTGGGTTTGGTTCGTGGTCACGGCATGGAGATCGGTGGATCGGTGTATCGGTGAATCATGGGTCAGGTGGTGGCGTGGGTTTGGATCGGTGGAGATTGGTGGGTTGCATGTCGCCGATGATGGATCGCTCAAGATATGGGCTGGATGTCGTGTGATGTTGGCGGCGTTGGTGGCGGCGTTGATCTGGTGGCGCCGTGGGTTTTGTGCTTTCGCCGATCTGGGTTTTGTGTGGGTTTTGTGTGGGTTTTGCAGGCATggattgatttttatcttttgggtTCAGATGGGTTGGATGTGGCAGTGAtctggtggttttttttttttttttttttccttagtttgggtttttggttccgGTGGGATTTGGTGGGCAGTGGGCATGGTGGCGTGGTaggcatggtggtggtggtgcggTGGAAATGgagtttgctgggtttgtgtgtgTTGGCGGTGTTTGTGAATCGTTTGTGAAtcgtttgtgtgtgtgtggaaatGGAGTCCGATTTTTTTGAATCGGTGTGGATCGTGGCGGGTCgtggtgggttgtggtggcTCTGGGGCTGAGGATCGGCGGGTTTGGAGTTTTGGGTTAatctatgggtttgattttgattttaattttgttaatctatgggtttctgggtttggatGGCCATGAGTTTCTGGCTGGTGTTTCTGGGGtttgaagaaaatgaatagTTTGGGTATGTTCTTCGTGGTAGTGGTGGCAGCAGttggttgggtttttgtttttatttgggtttaaggatatattattttattgtgtaaaaatattattttaatgagtaggataggaaaataaaagttgggatgttgggtatattgaaaaatggtatggtataagtaataaagtagttttttgggatggtaaaataagataggATTTGAGATccggatgtggatgctctaagcaGATTGTGCAAGTGTAAGAGCAAACTCAGCGTGTTGTCCTTATTCTTTCAATCAAgcagattaaaaaatataacttaaaagGAATGACTGAGCTTatagaaaaaaatcaaaaatcaagaCTCAGCCTGTTGTCCTTGTCCTGTCAATTaagtagattaaaaaatataacttagaatgaaaaatagaaaaagatcaaaaatcaagaCACAGGGTGTTGTCCTTGTCCTATCAATcaagtaaattaaaaaatataacttaaaatgaatgactaaacttagataaaaataaaatgaatgacTGAACTtatataagagcatccacagcagtggagctaaaaatttagctttttagctccaccaaaagttactttatatattttacctacatacatgctgcagcagtggatctattttagcttttaacacaataaaataatataaatatcataataaaataatatatccattacaataaaataatatatccactacaataaaataatatatcttatacaataaacaacaaccacaaccaccttcaaccgccaccgccaccgccgcCACCACCATCGCCgccgtcgccgccgccgccgccaccgcCACTGCCACCGCTGCCATCGCCGACGACTTTTTTTCCGccgccgccaccgccaccgACGACTCTTTttccgccgccgccgctgcgtgatagcaaataatcgtctagtgttatatttttttttaaccccaaattatactcatacattttttttttagtaaaacaatttttcaattatCATGATAACGTATTATCGTCTCAATTATCCGGAAGCAACCTTGAAATAATATGAACTATGAAATGAAGGAACTTTATAATGTAGTCCATAGATTTATAAgaaaacatagaaaataaaatacatattataGCAAGAACAATGTAGTCCATAGATTTGCTCACATACATAATTcaaaccaaattacaataaaactcaCACACTCGCACAAGTTCTTATGACTCATACTAAACCCACATAGATAAATTACACAATaaacttaaatttatattacagagacatttttttttttttgataggttatATTACAGAGACATTTATATGAGCCATGAGTCAATTTTGGTTTTATGCAACACAGGAAAGTGGTTTTGTGCACACAATTTACACTAACAACAAAACATAGCTTTCCCGCACAAATTCACACAACCAATTCCAAGGGCACAGAGACCACAAATTCACACTAAGAGACCACATAATCCACACAACTAATTCCTGcaaacagaaaattcccaaTACAGAGTGCACAGAATCCACtcaacaaaataacacaaaatttccaaacacaaaatttccaaGACAGAGACACATAATCCACACAACCAATTCCTGCATAATCCACACATAATCCACACGGTATTTCCAACCACAAAATCACACTAAACCCAGAacagaaaaaacagaaaaaattcaATCGCATAGAGaccaaataacataaaaaattaactacaaaagaaaagagagagcactGACCTGAAGTGGATCGGCTgggacggcgacggcgacggcgacggcgtgggctgggctGGGACGGCGACGGCGTGGAGAGCTTGATGAGTGAGATGAGAGCTTGCGACGGCGACGGTGATGAGTGAGGGAGATGAGCTGGAGTGCGACGAGCGAGGGAGATGAGTGAGGGAGATGCGGCGACGGCGtggctgggctgggctgggacggcgagggacggcgtgggctgggtGGTCTGTGGCGGCGACGGTGATGAGTGATCTGGGAGTTGAGAGTGAGGGAGAAGGAGTTGAGAGTGAGAAGGAGTTGAGAGTGAGGGAGATGAGTGAGGGAGATGCGGCTGGGACGGCGtggctgggctgggctgggctgggaCGGCGtggctgggctgggctgggacggcgagggacggcgtgggctgggtGGTCTGTGGCGGCGACGGGATGAGCGATCTGGGAGTTGAGAGTGAGGGAGAAGGAGTTGTTGAGTGAGAAGGAGTTGAGAGTGAGGGAGAAGGAGACGGtgagatataaaaataaaagaatgaaaaaaaagtgagtGGAGTGATTATTTTAATCCGCtgattgattaaaaaattattttttttttttagatgagtgctacagtgcacatctatctttagatgtgcactgtagcaaatcagCTAAAAATTATTgctttagctccactgctgtgggcttattttgctatattggtggagctaaaatagcattatagctttttagctccactgctgcaaatgctctaaaaagatgaagaatcaagatgaagaaaagagaggaaagcGTAAAGATAGAGAGACAGAGATATAAAAAGGTGggagattttttcttttgatttagaaatttataatctctattttagtATATTCTAAGATAATTATGttgtattattaataaatttgtctagtattaattttaattttatcatattttaagAATGAGGTAATGGATTtgtcttttaaaatttaattttattagctAAAGTATagctatttttgtttttttcctatttAATTTTCTGCATTTTAGGATACAGTGAGacttttttaatgcattttactgaccaataaaatgactaaaatatttttatttgtaattaaaatatataactaaatattaccccccccccccacacacatatatatatatatatttttttttttcaagtagggccttcttttatttggaGTTTTAAATAATTACATCAATTACATCTATTCTTCAGCCGGCCTAGTCCAGTCAAGCCCTATCTCAAATGCTTAGGGGGTGTTTAGTAGAGTAATTTGAGaaaatgttcttttttatttttttgatagagaGAAAGGTTCTCAGTGAgaccaaaaaatttcaatgcATTTGTAAAGCCAAATACTTTTGGACCCCATTTATCTTTCCAAAATTCTATGTGGTGCAGAATAATAGCACTGAGTTGCACTAGTCAGTATCCTCAACAGATATGAAGAGGCTTCAAGGTAGAAAATTAACACTAGCAAATCTTCAGTATTCTTTAGCCCGAACACTTCTCAAGAATTAAGGGAAAGCATCTTAAACATTCTCGGTCCAATGCAAGATTCCAGGTATAACAAATATTTGGGGCTACCTTCCATCATTGGGAAATCAAAAGCACAAGTGTTTGCTGAAGTTAAGGACAGAGTGGCAAAAAAGCTTGCCGGCTGGAAGGGTAAACTCCTTTCAATTGGTGGAAAAGAGATCCTTATCAAAGCGGTGGCTCAAGCAGTGCCTACATACACTATGAGTTGCAACCAACTCCCTAAGACTCTTTGCCAAGACTTAGAAAGTATGATGAGGAgcttttggtgggggcaaaagGACAAAGAGAACAAGATTGCATGGGTTAGTTGGAGGAAGATGTGTCGATCTAAACTCCATGGAGGTATGGGCTTCAAAAACATACAAGCCTTCAACCTTGCCATGCTAGCTAAGCAAGGTTGGAGAATTCTCACAAATCCTGACTCCTTAGTGGCTCGAGTTTTCAAAGCAAAATACTTTCCTTTTGATGATGTCCTCAATTCCAAAAAAGGGAGTAACCCCTCATATGCTTGGCGAAACATCCACAATAGTCTCGAGGTTATTAGAAGGGGCACAAGGTGGAGGGTTGGCAATGGTCGGCGAATCCATATTTGGGATGATAGATGGTTGCCAACACCATCAACCCGCAAGGTGATATCCCCCCAAGCTGACTATGGACACTTTCCCATGGTGTCTTCCCTCATAGACAATGACACTAGATGATGGAAAATTGATGTAATTAATGCCACTTTTCTGCCTCATGAAGCCAACACCATCCTTAAAATCCCCCTAAATTATAATCTGCCTGAGGATTGTCTTATCTGGATAGGCAACAAGAGGGGTGAGTTTACAGTTAAAAGTGCATATCATATAGCTTCAGGTATTGTGGATTCAGTTAAGGAAGGTTAAAGCACCTCAAGCAGCTTAAGGACTCTATTGTGGAAGCAGATATGGCAGCAGAAAGTCCCTCCGAAGATAAAAATTTTTGCTTGGAGGACTTGTGTCAACGGTCTTCCAATTATGCAAAATCTAAACCACAGAGGAGTTCATTGCTCTAACTTTTGCCCATTATGCGACCAAGCCATTGAGACCACAACCCAT encodes:
- the LOC126704708 gene encoding uncharacterized mitochondrial protein AtMg00310-like, with amino-acid sequence MQDSRYNKYLGLPSIIGKSKAQVFAEVKDRVAKKLAGWKGKLLSIGGKEILIKAVAQAVPTYTMSCNQLPKTLCQDLESMMRSFWWGQKDKENKIAWVSWRKMCRSKLHGGMGFKNIQAFNLAMLAKQGWRILTNPDSLVARVFKAKYFPFDDVLNSKKGSNPSYAWRNIHNSLEVIRRGTRWRVGNGRRIHIWDDRWLPTPSTRKVISPQADYGHFPMVSSLIDNDTR